The Streptomyces sp. NBC_00335 DNA window GGACTCCCTGCCGGCGTGGGCGGTGGGGGTGATCGGGGTGGCGGCGGCCCTGTCGTCGATCGTGCCGATGGCGGTGTTCATGCTGGTCATCGGCACGATGTGGGGGCGAAGCGTGCTCTCGCTCGTGCCGCGCTGGAGCTCGGGGGAGCGGCAGAAGCTCGCCTCGCAGGTGGTCGTGGTGGCGGCCGGGACGATCGCGCTGGTGATGACGTACACGGCGCCGAACACGCTGGTCAGGCTCTCGCTCGTGTCCTACGAGGGCATGGCGCAGCTGGTGCCGATGCTGCTGCTGGGTCTGGTGTGGCGCAGGCTCACGACGGCGGCCGCGGTGTGCGGGCTGGCGGCGGGGGTCGTGGTGGTCTGCGGGCTGGTCTTCACGGGCAACGACCCGGTGTGGGGGGTGAACGCGGGGATGGTCGCCCTCGCGGTGAACCTGGTGGTCGCGCTGACGGTGACCTGGATCGGTCCCCGGGAGGGGGCGTGGAGCGGGGCGGGGGACCCGCGGCCGGACGTGGAGGTGCTGGCGCGTGATCCGCTGCCCGGGGACGGGGATCAAAACGAGGTCCCGTCCGTTGTCAGTGAGCGCGGCTAGTATCGATCGCGAGTACGAGTACGAGTACGGGTGCGGGTGCGAGTGGCGGATCTCCTACGGGAGTTCGCGCGCGGGAGCGGCGGGAGGGGGCGGTTCGTATGGCAGAGCACAGCGGGCTTCGCCCCGTGCGGTTCCGGTTCACGTCGCCGTCCGCGCGACTGGTGGCGCTGCTGGCCTCGCTCCTGGTGCTCGGCGGCTTCCTCGGGCTGTTCGCCGGGGAGGGCGGGCTCGGCGCGGTCGTGGTGGCCCTCGCGGCGACCTTCGCCGTGGGCGCCTCGGCCTTGGCCGCCCGGCTGGTCCGGCCGGTGCCGCCGCACCGAATACGCACCGCGATCCGTGATCGCGAGCAGCGCACGGCGTTCTTGCCGCAGCGCGATCCCGACGCTTCGGGCCGTTCGCGGCCCAGGGCGCCCGGCCGTCTCCTTCCGACGGCCGCGTAGGGGCGCGCAGCTCCTTCCTCCTGATCACTTCTGATCGCTTGACCTTGCCGCCCCTCGCGGGTCGTCACGCCGAAACGCATCTCTTTCGACGTTCGACGAGTCCCTTCGGAGGGCCCACGTGTCCGTTTTCATTGATCTTGTTGCTGTGCTGGGCCGGCTGCTGGACCCGGTGCTGGCCGAGTCCGCGACCGCTGCCGCGATCGTGCTGTTCACCGTGCTCGTGCGGCTCGCGCTGCACCCGCTGAGCCGGGCCGCCTTCCGCGGGGCGACCCCGGTGGCGGGGCTGCTGCCGATGCTGCTCCAACTGCCGGTGTTCTTCCTGATGTACCGGGCGTTCTCCTCGGCGGAGATCGGCGGGGCCGCCAACGAGCTCCTCGGGCACCGGCTGTTCGCCGCGCCGCTGGGGGACCGGTGGGGCGACGCGCTCGGGGACGGCGGCCTGTTCGGGGAGCAGGGGCTGGTGTTCCTCGGGCTGTTCGCGGTCGTCGCGGTGGTGGCCGCGTGGAGCGCGGTGCGCGCACGCAAGGCGGCGGCGCTGATGGCCGCCACGGCCACGGCCACGGCTACCGCAACCGCCAAGGCCACAGGCAAGGCCGCCAAGGGGAAGGCCGCCGGTGCCAAGGCCGCCGGTGCCAAGGCCGCCGGGGCAGCCGGTGCCCTGACTGCCGAGCAGCAGGAGGTCATGCGCAAGCTGGGCGGCGTACTGCCCCTGCTGTCCTTCGGGACGCTGATCACGGCTGCCCTCGTGCCGCTGGCGGCCGGGCTGTACCTGGTCACCACCACCGCCTGGTCGGTGGCCGAGCGCATCTGGCTCCAGCACCGCAAGGACCGGGCGGAGCGTGTAGGGCGCACGGTCGGCGGAGCAGAGCGTTCCGCCATGTGAACAGGGTCTTGCGGATGAGGCCGACATCTTGGAGGATCGACCAATCCTCCGATGGCCGCAACCCATCGTCCGGCCCGGGGCATGCCCAGGGCCGACCACCCTCGACCACGGGAGAATGCCCATGAAGCTGCTGCGTGTAGGACCCGTCGGGTCGGAGCGCCCCGCGCTGCTCGACCAGGACGGGACCCTGCGGGACCTGTCCGGCCTGATCACGGATGTGGACGGCGCGCTGCTCGCCGACGACTCCGTGCTGTCCCGGGTACGGGACGCGGCCGGATCCGGTGAGCTCCCGGTGCTGGACGCCGAGGGTCTGCGGATCGGGTCCGCGGTCGGCCGCATAGGCAAGGTCGTGGGCATCGGCCTGAACTACCACGGGCACGCGGCCGAGGTGGGCGCCGAGGCGCCGGCCGAGCCGATCGTGTTCCTCAAGGCCCCGGACACCGTGGTCGGCCCCGACGACACCGTGCTGATCCCGCGCACCAGCGTCAAGACCGACTGGGAGGCCGAGCTCGGCGTCGTCATCGGTGCCACCGCCCGCTACCTGGCCTCCCCCGAGGAGGGCCTCGCGCACGTCGGCGGGTACGTGCTGGTCAACGATGTGACCGAGCGCGCCTTCCAGACCGAGCGCGGCGGCACCTGGGACAAGGGCAAGAACTGCGAGACCTTCACCCCGCTCGGCCCCTGGCTGGTCACCGCGGACGAGATCCCGGACCCGCAGGTGCTGGACGTCAAGCTGTGGGTCAACGGTGAGCTCAAGCAGGACGGCAACACCTCCGACCAGATCTTCCCGGTCGGCGAGGTCGTGCGGTACGTGAGCCAGTTCATGACCCTGTACCCGGGCGACGTCATCGTCACCGGCACTCCGGCCGGTGTGGCCGCGGGCCAGCCGGAGCCGAAGCCGTTCCTGCGGGCGGGCGACGTGGTGGAGCTGGAGATCGACGGGCTCGGCCGTCAGCGCCAGGAGTTCAAGGACGCGTAGCCGGGTCGGTCCTCGCGGATCGAAGGGCGGATGAAGGAGAGGGGCGGTGCCGTCGTCGACGGCGCCGCCCCCTTCCCGTTCTCCGGCACGCTCCCCGGCAGGGTCTGCGCCGGGGCTCGGACGGGTCAGACCTTCACCGCGCACCCGTCCCTCGACGACCTGAGGGCCGCCTCCAGTACGTCCAGGCAGTGCGCCGCCTCCAAGGCCGTGACGGGAGCCGGGCCGCCGTCGCGCAAGGCCGCCGCCACGGCCGCGTAGTAGGCGGGGTAGTCGCCCGGCGCCGTCCGTACCGGCGTGCCACCGCCGGTCAGCGGCGATTCCCCGGAGCCCAGCCGGCCCCACAGGTGCTCGGGCTCCTCGCCCCAGGTCCGGTCGGGGTCGCCGGGGCGCAGGCCCTCGCGCAGTGCCCCCTCCTGGGGGTCCAGGCCGTACTTGACGTAGCCGGCGCGGGAGCCCAGGACGCGGAAGCGCGGGCCCAGCTGGGCCGTGGTCGCGCTGACGTAGAGGTGGGAGCGGACCCCGCTCGCATGGGTGAGGGCGATGAAGGTGTCGTCGTCCGCCTCGGCGCCGGGGCGGCGCACGTCGGCCTCCGCGTAGACCCGTACGGCCGGGCCGAAGAGGACCAGCGCCTGGTCCACCACGTGGCTGCCGAGGTCGTACAGCAGGCCGCCGATCTCCTCGGGGGCGCCGGACTCCCGCCAGCCGCCCTTGAGCTGCGGACGCCAGCGCTCGAAGCGGGACTCGAAGCGCTGGACCTCGCCCAGCTCGCCGTCGGCGATGAGCCGGCGCAGGGTGAGGAAGTCGTTGTCCCAGCGGCGGTTCTGGAAGACCGAGAGGAAGGTCCCGGTCCGGTCGGCGAGCGCGGCCAGTTCGCGGGCCTCGGCAGCGGTGGCGGCGAGCGGCTTGTCCACGACCACCGGGATGCCGGCGGTGAGGGCGGCGGTGGCGAGCGGGACGTGCGTCTTGTTCGGGGAGGCGATGACGACGAGGTCCGGGGCGGGGCTCTGGGCGAGCAGCTCGGTGGCGGTGGCGGCGATCCGGACGTCCGGGTAGGCCTCGCGGGCCTGGGCGGCGCGGCCCGGGTCGGAGGTGACGACGGTGTCCAGGACCAGGCCCTCGGTCGCGGAGACGAGCGGGGCGTGGAAGACGGAACCGGCCAGTCCGTAGCCGACGAGTCCGACGCGGAGGGGTGCGGTGGGGGTGAGGGGGGTGGCGGGGGAGGCGGGGGCGTTCATGGGTCCACTTTGGCAACAGTGTTGCTTAAGTGCAAGGAGGGTGGACAATGGCCAGGTGGACAGGGGTAGCAGGGGTAGCGGCGGCAGCAGGGGCGACACGAGCGGTGGCGGCGGCGTGAACCTGCCGGCGCTGCGCGGGCACAACGACGCGCTGGTACTCGACCTCCTGCGCGGAGCCGGCCCCGCCGGGCTCGGCCGCGGTGACCTCGCCGCGCGTACGGGACTCACCCCGCAGGCCGTCAGCAAGATCGCGGCGCGGCTCCGGAGCGAGAACCTGGTGGCCGACGCCGGACGCGAGGCCTCCACGGGCGGCAAGCCGCGCACGCTGCTGAGGCTGGTGCCGGAGGCGCGGTACGCGGTCGGGGTGCACCTGGACCGCGACGAGCTCACGGCGGTACGGGTCGACCTGGCGGGCCGCGTCGTCGCCGAGGGGCGGTCCCCGCTGGACTTCGGGGCCGCTCCGGACACGGTGGTCGATGAGGCCGTACGGGCCGTCGCGCGGGTGTGCGGTGACCGGCCGCTCCTCGGCGTCGGCGTGGCCGCGCCGGGGCCGCTGGACTGGCGGACCGGGGTGCTGGGGCGGGTGACGGGGTTCCCGGAATGGGAGGGGTTCCCGTTGCGGGAGGTGCTGGAGGGGCGGCTGGGGGTTCCCGTGCGGGTGGACAAGGACACCAACGCGGGAGTCGCGGCGGGGGCCGGCTTCGGAGAGGCCGCTTTCGGGGAGGCCGTGGCGTACGTGCACGTCGGCACCGGACTGGGAGCGGGGCTCCGGCTGGCCGGCGGGGGCGAGGTCTACCGGGGGCGGCGCTCGGCGGCGGGGGAGTTCGGGCACCAGGTGCTGCTGCTGGACGGGCCGGCGTGCCGGTGCGGGGGGCGCGGGTGCGCGGAGGTGCTGTGCCTGGACGCGGTGGCCGCGGGGCGGCTGGAGGAGGCGGCGCGGATCGTGGGGGAGGCGGCGGCGAACCTTGTCGCGCTGCTGGATGTGGATCGGGTGTTGCTCGGGGGGCGGGTGGTGGCGGGGGCGCCGGGTGTGTTCCTGGCGGGCGTGCGGAAGGTTTTGGGGGTGCGGGGGTTTGTGGGGGGTGCGGTGAGGGTGGAGCTTGCCGAGGGGGGTGTGGCGGAGGGGGCGGCGGAGTTGGTGCTTGGCCCGTTGTTCGGGCGGGGGGTGTGAGTGGCCCCCGGGGACTTGGCCCCCCGGGCCCCTGGCCCCCTGGCCGGACCCCGGTTCTCAGACGCTGGACCCTTGGATCTGCATGTCCGCCGAATGGGGGGAAACGGGTGGAACTCGGGCGTGGTGCTGGACATGGGGTCGGGCGTGCGTGGGAGGGTGCGGGCAAGGCCGGGGTGATTGTCGGGTTGTCCGGTGATCGGTTCGCGGGTCGCTTCGTTGGGTGTTCTGTCGTCGGCGAGTAGGGGTTCTTCATGCGACTGCGCAAAGCCCTTGCCCTTGCAGCCGTCTTCGTGGCCACGGCCACGGCCACCGCCACCGCCGCCCCCACCGCGTCCGCGGACATCGGTACCGGTGGCGGAGCCCGTCCCGCGCCCGCGTTGCCCTCGCGGGTGGAGGCCGTCTGCGGTGACGGGAAGAGCACGCAGTTTCCGATCGGTGCCCGCATTCGCGGTGGACCGGCGGTGTACCGGACCGGTGGTGCGGCGCAGACCTGGTACCTCGACCTCACCAACACCACCACCGCCGAGTGCACGGCCATCCACCCCGTCGTCGTCTTCACCGACCCGGCCCGCGCCCTGCGACCCGCCCATTTCCGCATGGAGTTCGACGCCCCCGGCAGCACCTTCCCCGTCAGCCTGGAGCGCACCGACCGCGAAGAGATCGTCGCCGTCTTCGACGGTGGCGACGCCTTCGCCGGCTTCACCGTCGGCCCCGGCGGTTCGGTGACCGTCACCGTCCGGCTCGCCTTCGCCCCCGGCGCCCCGCGCGGCGAGGTCGTCGCCGATGCCGCGCTGGTGCAGCGCAAGGGTGATGACGGCGACTGGATCGGCGAGGCGGGCGGCTACCGGTTCGAGATCCAGGGCCCCGACGCCGGTGAAACGGGCGAGGCCGGAGCGCTGGCCGACACCGGCCGCACCACGGGGTCCTGGGCGTACGGCGCCGGCGCCGCGGCCGCCGCCCTGCTCGGCGGCGGCGGACTCCTGCTCGGGGCCCGCCGGCTGCGCAAGGGGCCCGGCCCGCAGTCCTCGTAGGCGCAGTCCCCGTAGGTGCGAGCCCGGTGGGCGCAGTCCCCGTAGACCCGGCCCGCGGTGAGCCCCCGTAGACCCGGCCCGCGTTGAGCCCCCGTATGCGCAGCCCACGTAGAGTCCGAGGGTGGAAGAACCGACCGCCTACGCGCACCACCACCAGCCCGGCCTGCCCGTCCGCTCCGGCATCCCCGAGCACGGCCGCATCCCCAAGTACTACGCCGTCAAGGCCCGCATCGCCGGGCTGCTCGACGACCTCGGCGAGGGGGGACCGCTCCCCACCGAGCGCGATCTCGCCGAGCAGCACGAGGTCTCCCGCGAGACCGTCCGCCAGGCCCTGCGCGAGCTGCTGCTGGAGGGCCGGCTGCGCCGCTCGGGCCGCGGTACCGTCGCCGCCGGGCCCAAGCTCGAACAGCCCCTGTCGCTGGCGAGTTACACCGAGGGCGTACGCCGCCAGGGACGCACCCCGGGGCGCCATCTGATCGGCCTGGAACGCTTCCCCTGCCCGGCCTCCGTGGCCCCCGGCATCGGCGCCGAACCCGGGGAGCCGGTCTGGCACCTGGAGCGGGTGCTGCTCGCCGACGAGGAACGGGTCGGACTGGAGAGCACGTACGTCCGGGTCGCCCGCGCACCCCGGCTCGACATCGATTTCCAGCCGGACTCGTCCTTCTACGGCTACCTCCACGACAGCCTCGGCATCTCCTTCGGCGACGCCGACGAGAAGCTGGAAACGGTCCTCGCCACGCCCCGCGAAGCCCTGCTGATCGGCACCCCGCCCGCGCTCCCGATGCTGCTCATCCACCGCTTCTCCCGGGATCGGGACGGCAGGCCGCTGGAGCGGGTGCGTTCTCTCTACCGTGGTGACCGGTTCAGCTTCACGACCCACCTGCAGCCCGAATAGTCCCGCCCGAACATCCCCGTAAGCCCTGAAAGAGGACGAATCAGGATCACGGAATGGTAACGGGTCTAGTCCAAGCGTTGGAGGCTGTTCACCGGCCCGTCGCCCGGGGGATCCTCCCGGGTCACGGGCCGCCGTCACCTTGGAGCACGTGAGAGTCATAGTCGTCGGAGGCGGCGTGGTAGGCACCATGCACGCCTGGCAAGCAGTGGAACGCGGCCACGAGGTCGTCCAGATCGAGCGAGAGGCGGAGGCCCGCGGCGCGTCATTGCGCAATTTCGGCCAGATCTGGGTCAGTGGACGGGCCGGTGGCGAGGAGCTCGACACCGCCCTGCGGGCCCGCGAGCTCTGGGAGGCGATCGGTGAGCGGGTGCCCGGCCTCGGCTTCCGCGCCATCGGCTCCCTGACCCCGGTACGCAACTCCCGCGAGCACGCCGTCGCCGAGGCCGCCGTGGCCCGCGCCGACGCCGCCGCCCGCGGCTACAAACTGGTCACCGCCGACGAGGCCAGGGCGATCAACCCCGCCCTGCGCGGCGCCTTCGAGGCCGCCCTGTGGTGCGAGCGGGACGCGGCCGTGGAACCGCGCACCGCACAACTCCACCTGCGCGAAGCCCTCAAGGCCTCCGGCCGCTACACCTTCCTCCCCGGACGGGAAGTGCGCGAGGTCGTCGGGAACGGCGCCGTCCGCGACGACCACGGCGACGTCCACCAGGGCGACGCCGTCATCCTGGCCACCGGCGCCTGGCTCTCCGGCCTGGTCCGCGAGCTGGTCCCCGACCTGCCCGTGCGCCGCGTCCGGCTGCAGATGATGCAGACCGCCCCGCTCGGCGAGACCCTGACGACCTCGGTCGCCGACGCCGACAGCTTCCGCTACTACCCCGCCTACAAGAGCGAGGCCCTCGACGAGCTCAACGCCGAGCAGGCCCAGGCGCCGATCGCCGCCGCGCACAAGATGCAGCTCCTGATGGTGCAGCGCCGGGACGGCGGACTGACCATCGGCGACACCCACGAGTACGAGCACCCCTTCGCGTTCGACACCCTCGAAGACCCCTACGCGCACCTCACCGAGGTCGTCGAGTCCTTCCTGGGCCGCCCGCTGCCGCGGATCAGGCACCGCTGGGCGGGCGTGTACGCGCAGTGCACCGACACCACCCGCGTCGTCCACCGCCAGCAGGTGGCCGACGGCGTCTGGCTGGTGACCGGGCCCGGCGGCCGGGGCATGACCTGCTCGCCCGCCATAGCCGAAACCACCGCGAACGAACTGGGCTGGTAAGCACCATGACCGACACCAAGGCCAACATGAACAACCACCGCCTGATCGTCCTCGACATGGCCGGCACCACCGTCGCCGACGGCGGCCTCGTCGAGCGCGCCTTCGAGCGGGCCGCCGAACGCCTCGGCGTCGAGCCGGGCAGCGCCGACCACGCCACCAAGCTCCGGTACGTCCGCGACACCATGGGCGAGTCCAAGATCTCCGTCTTCCGCCACCTCTTCGGCGCCGAGGACCTCGCCCAGCGCGCCAACTCCGCCTTCGAGGAGGCCTACGGGGAACTCGTGGACGGCGGCCTCATCGCCCCGATCCCCGGCGCCCGCGAGGCCATCGACAAGCTCCGTGCCGACGGCCGCACCGTGGCCCTGACCACCGGCTTCGCCCGCGTCACCCAGGACGCCATCCTCGACGCGCTGGGCTGGCAGGACCTGGCCGACCTCACCCTGTGCCCCGCCGACGCGGGCGGCCGCGGCCGGCCCTACCCGGACATGGTGCTGGCCGCCTTCCTGCGCACCGGCGCCGTGGCCGACGTACGCGAGATCGTGGTCGCCGGCGACACCTCGTACGACATGCTCAGCGGCGTCCGCTCCGGCGCCGGGATCGTGGCGGGCGTCCTCACCGGCGCCCACGACCGCGCCGCCCTGACCGGGCACGG harbors:
- a CDS encoding YidC/Oxa1 family membrane protein insertase, with product MSVFIDLVAVLGRLLDPVLAESATAAAIVLFTVLVRLALHPLSRAAFRGATPVAGLLPMLLQLPVFFLMYRAFSSAEIGGAANELLGHRLFAAPLGDRWGDALGDGGLFGEQGLVFLGLFAVVAVVAAWSAVRARKAAALMAATATATATATAKATGKAAKGKAAGAKAAGAKAAGAAGALTAEQQEVMRKLGGVLPLLSFGTLITAALVPLAAGLYLVTTTAWSVAERIWLQHRKDRAERVGRTVGGAERSAM
- a CDS encoding DUF6412 domain-containing protein; translation: MAEHSGLRPVRFRFTSPSARLVALLASLLVLGGFLGLFAGEGGLGAVVVALAATFAVGASALAARLVRPVPPHRIRTAIRDREQRTAFLPQRDPDASGRSRPRAPGRLLPTAA
- a CDS encoding GntR family transcriptional regulator; its protein translation is MEEPTAYAHHHQPGLPVRSGIPEHGRIPKYYAVKARIAGLLDDLGEGGPLPTERDLAEQHEVSRETVRQALRELLLEGRLRRSGRGTVAAGPKLEQPLSLASYTEGVRRQGRTPGRHLIGLERFPCPASVAPGIGAEPGEPVWHLERVLLADEERVGLESTYVRVARAPRLDIDFQPDSSFYGYLHDSLGISFGDADEKLETVLATPREALLIGTPPALPMLLIHRFSRDRDGRPLERVRSLYRGDRFSFTTHLQPE
- a CDS encoding phosphonatase-like hydrolase, which gives rise to MTDTKANMNNHRLIVLDMAGTTVADGGLVERAFERAAERLGVEPGSADHATKLRYVRDTMGESKISVFRHLFGAEDLAQRANSAFEEAYGELVDGGLIAPIPGAREAIDKLRADGRTVALTTGFARVTQDAILDALGWQDLADLTLCPADAGGRGRPYPDMVLAAFLRTGAVADVREIVVAGDTSYDMLSGVRSGAGIVAGVLTGAHDRAALTGHGATHVLASVADLPALLAGEPGA
- a CDS encoding fumarylacetoacetate hydrolase family protein — its product is MKLLRVGPVGSERPALLDQDGTLRDLSGLITDVDGALLADDSVLSRVRDAAGSGELPVLDAEGLRIGSAVGRIGKVVGIGLNYHGHAAEVGAEAPAEPIVFLKAPDTVVGPDDTVLIPRTSVKTDWEAELGVVIGATARYLASPEEGLAHVGGYVLVNDVTERAFQTERGGTWDKGKNCETFTPLGPWLVTADEIPDPQVLDVKLWVNGELKQDGNTSDQIFPVGEVVRYVSQFMTLYPGDVIVTGTPAGVAAGQPEPKPFLRAGDVVELEIDGLGRQRQEFKDA
- a CDS encoding Gfo/Idh/MocA family oxidoreductase, translating into MNAPASPATPLTPTAPLRVGLVGYGLAGSVFHAPLVSATEGLVLDTVVTSDPGRAAQAREAYPDVRIAATATELLAQSPAPDLVVIASPNKTHVPLATAALTAGIPVVVDKPLAATAAEARELAALADRTGTFLSVFQNRRWDNDFLTLRRLIADGELGEVQRFESRFERWRPQLKGGWRESGAPEEIGGLLYDLGSHVVDQALVLFGPAVRVYAEADVRRPGAEADDDTFIALTHASGVRSHLYVSATTAQLGPRFRVLGSRAGYVKYGLDPQEGALREGLRPGDPDRTWGEEPEHLWGRLGSGESPLTGGGTPVRTAPGDYPAYYAAVAAALRDGGPAPVTALEAAHCLDVLEAALRSSRDGCAVKV
- a CDS encoding TIGR03364 family FAD-dependent oxidoreductase; this encodes MRVIVVGGGVVGTMHAWQAVERGHEVVQIEREAEARGASLRNFGQIWVSGRAGGEELDTALRARELWEAIGERVPGLGFRAIGSLTPVRNSREHAVAEAAVARADAAARGYKLVTADEARAINPALRGAFEAALWCERDAAVEPRTAQLHLREALKASGRYTFLPGREVREVVGNGAVRDDHGDVHQGDAVILATGAWLSGLVRELVPDLPVRRVRLQMMQTAPLGETLTTSVADADSFRYYPAYKSEALDELNAEQAQAPIAAAHKMQLLMVQRRDGGLTIGDTHEYEHPFAFDTLEDPYAHLTEVVESFLGRPLPRIRHRWAGVYAQCTDTTRVVHRQQVADGVWLVTGPGGRGMTCSPAIAETTANELGW
- a CDS encoding ROK family transcriptional regulator, which encodes MDRGSRGSGGSRGDTSGGGGVNLPALRGHNDALVLDLLRGAGPAGLGRGDLAARTGLTPQAVSKIAARLRSENLVADAGREASTGGKPRTLLRLVPEARYAVGVHLDRDELTAVRVDLAGRVVAEGRSPLDFGAAPDTVVDEAVRAVARVCGDRPLLGVGVAAPGPLDWRTGVLGRVTGFPEWEGFPLREVLEGRLGVPVRVDKDTNAGVAAGAGFGEAAFGEAVAYVHVGTGLGAGLRLAGGGEVYRGRRSAAGEFGHQVLLLDGPACRCGGRGCAEVLCLDAVAAGRLEEAARIVGEAAANLVALLDVDRVLLGGRVVAGAPGVFLAGVRKVLGVRGFVGGAVRVELAEGGVAEGAAELVLGPLFGRGV